One window from the genome of Eleginops maclovinus isolate JMC-PN-2008 ecotype Puerto Natales chromosome 15, JC_Emac_rtc_rv5, whole genome shotgun sequence encodes:
- the LOC134877227 gene encoding uncharacterized protein LOC134877227 translates to MIYFSVNLLGLRVVISCIGLVGNVFLILAIIQTKLARVKSFELFLLGLSTANLEEIVIVNIYDIIILQTPSSNIKTWLCRTLQFLTMFGEIASILFTVLICIFRAQKLREVEKRVKPIYLDNARSALMVSGLLVMLATLLCIPVFAIKLQGLPGNTTRNSSSCPPNFFHCIGNDCPIFNRVYKYTFILVCFLLPLIIVTVTSCLIIAVLLNQGKTVTPGVSEIGSSQFSMKNKVQRLQRSTIAVLAAMGLFQVDWSLYLIFQLTVSPTDFAFWAETEFFLTTSYTSISPYVYGFGNSLFLCKNFIKK, encoded by the coding sequence atgatttatttctctgtcaACCTCCTTGGTTTAAGAGTGGTCATTTCTTGCATAGGACTTGTGGGTAATGTATTTCTTATCCTCGCCATCATTCAGACTAAGCTTGCCCGAGTCAAATCCTTTGAGTTGTTCCTCTTGGGACTGTCCACTGCCAACTTGGAAGAAATTGTCATCGTGAACATCTACGATATTATCATCCTCCAAACTCCCTCCTCCAACATCAAAACTTGGTTGTGCCGCACGCTCCAGTTCCTGACGATGTTTGGAGAAATCGCCAGCATCCTCTTCACCGTCCTCATCTGCATTTTTCGAGCGCAGAAGCTGAGGGAGGTTGAAAAGAGGGTCAAACCGATCTACCTGGACAACGCCAGGTCGGCTTTGATGGTGAGTGGGCTTTTGGTGATGCTTGCCACGCTGCTTTGTATCCCAGTTTTTGCCATTAAGCTTCAAGGCCTTCCGGGAAACACAACAAGGAATAGCAGCAGCTGCCCTCCCAacttttttcattgtattgggAACGATTGCCCCATATTCAACCGCGTTTACAAGTACACATTCATCCTGGTGTGCTTCCTGCTGCCTCTGATCATTGTCACAGTCACCAGCTGCCTCATCATCGCGGTGCTGCTGAACCAGGGGAAGACGGTGACACCGGGCGTGAGTGAGATTGGGTCGAGCCAGTTCAGTATGAAGAACAAGGTCCAGAGGCTCCAGAGAAGCACAATAGCTGTGCTGGCAGCGATGGGGTTGTTCCAGGTAGACTGGAGTCTCTACCTGATCTTCCAGCTGACCGTTAGCCCCACTGACTTTGCGTTTTGGGCTGAGACTGAGTTCTTTCTCACAACTTCCTACACATCGATCAGTCCCTATGTGTACGGGTTTGGGAATAGCCTGTTTTTATGCAAGAACTTTATTAAGAAGTAA